The Pseudomonas sp. FP2309 genome has a window encoding:
- a CDS encoding NRDE family protein translates to MCLIVFAWRPGHAQPLIVAANRDEFYARPSLPLAQWEDAPHVYAGRDLEAGGTWLGVNADGRFAALTNIRDPHQPPARKSRGELVARFLSGSLSVDDYLAEVNGRSIEYAGFNLLLGTQDELWHYNANETEPTRLKEGVYGVSNAGLDTPWPKLVKAKAALREGLDNPQPEALLDILSDSQTAPFAELPDTGVGLATESLLSSVFIASPTYGTRASTALIVNADGTRQMVERSFGPMGGRLGEVELRI, encoded by the coding sequence ATGTGCCTGATTGTTTTCGCCTGGCGACCGGGCCACGCCCAACCGCTGATCGTCGCGGCCAACCGCGACGAGTTCTACGCACGCCCCAGCCTGCCCTTGGCCCAGTGGGAAGATGCGCCCCATGTCTATGCCGGCCGCGATCTGGAAGCGGGCGGCACCTGGTTGGGGGTCAATGCCGATGGGCGATTTGCAGCCCTGACCAATATCCGTGATCCGCACCAGCCGCCGGCACGCAAGTCGCGCGGGGAACTGGTTGCGCGGTTTCTCAGTGGATCGCTGTCCGTTGACGACTATTTGGCCGAAGTTAACGGCCGCTCGATTGAATATGCCGGCTTCAACCTGCTGCTGGGAACGCAAGATGAGCTGTGGCACTACAACGCCAACGAGACTGAACCGACACGTTTGAAGGAAGGCGTGTATGGCGTATCCAATGCGGGCCTGGATACGCCCTGGCCGAAGCTGGTCAAGGCCAAGGCAGCATTGCGTGAAGGCTTGGATAACCCGCAGCCTGAGGCCTTGCTGGACATATTAAGCGATTCGCAGACCGCCCCCTTTGCCGAGTTACCGGATACCGGCGTCGGCCTGGCCACCGAAAGTCTGTTGTCGAGCGTGTTTATCGCCAGCCCTACTTATGGGACACGAGCCAGTACGGCGCTTATTGTGAATGCCGATGGGACGCGACAGATGGTGGAGCGTAGTTTTGGGCCGATGGGGGGGCGGCTGGGTGAAGTAGAGCTCAGAATTTAG
- a CDS encoding HAD family phosphatase has protein sequence MRLALFDLDNTLLGGDSDHAWGDYLCERGILDAVAYKARNDEFYQDYLAGQLDNAAYLNFCLEILGRTEMAQLNEWHNDYMRDCIEPIMLPQASELLARHRAAGDKLVIITATNRFVTAPIAARLGVDTLIATECEMENGRYTGRSTDVPCFREGKVTRLNRWLQETGHSLEDSYFYSDSMNDLALLEQVTHPVAVDPDPNLRAEAEKRGWPVITLRS, from the coding sequence ATGCGCCTGGCTTTATTCGACTTGGACAACACCCTTCTCGGCGGTGACAGCGACCACGCGTGGGGCGATTACCTGTGCGAGCGCGGGATTCTTGACGCGGTGGCCTACAAAGCTCGCAACGACGAGTTTTACCAGGACTACCTGGCCGGCCAGCTGGACAACGCCGCCTACCTGAACTTCTGCCTGGAGATTCTCGGCCGTACCGAGATGGCCCAACTCAATGAGTGGCACAACGACTATATGCGCGACTGCATTGAGCCGATCATGCTGCCGCAGGCCTCAGAGCTGCTGGCCAGGCACCGCGCCGCCGGCGACAAGCTGGTGATCATCACCGCCACCAACCGGTTCGTCACCGCGCCAATTGCCGCACGCCTGGGCGTCGACACCCTGATCGCCACCGAGTGCGAGATGGAAAATGGCCGCTACACCGGGCGCAGCACTGACGTGCCGTGCTTCCGTGAAGGCAAGGTGACGCGCTTGAATCGCTGGCTGCAAGAGACTGGCCATAGCCTGGAAGACAGCTATTTCTACAGCGACTCGATGAATGATTTAGCGCTGCTGGAGCAGGTAACGCACCCGGTGGCCGTGGACCCGGATCCTAATCTTCGCGCCGAGGCCGAGAAGCGCGGCTGGCCGGTGATTACCCTGCGTAGCTGA
- a CDS encoding RNA pyrophosphohydrolase: MIDPDGFRPNVGIILTNDAGQVLWARRINQDAWQFPQGGINPDETPEDALYRELNEEVGLEREDVQILACTRGWLRYRLPQRLVRTHSQPLCIGQKQKWFLLRLISNEQRVRMDLTGKPEFDGWRWVSYWYPLGQVVTFKREVYRRALKELAPRLLARD; encoded by the coding sequence GTGATCGACCCCGATGGTTTCCGTCCTAATGTCGGGATCATTCTTACGAATGATGCCGGACAGGTGCTATGGGCTCGCCGAATCAACCAAGATGCCTGGCAGTTTCCTCAAGGTGGAATCAACCCCGACGAAACCCCTGAAGACGCCTTGTACCGTGAGTTGAATGAAGAAGTCGGCCTTGAGCGTGAAGATGTGCAAATTCTGGCCTGTACCCGTGGCTGGTTGCGCTATCGTTTGCCGCAACGCCTGGTGCGTACCCACAGCCAACCGCTGTGCATCGGCCAGAAGCAGAAATGGTTTCTCCTGCGCCTGATCTCTAACGAGCAGCGGGTGCGGATGGATTTGACCGGTAAACCGGAGTTCGATGGCTGGCGTTGGGTCAGCTATTGGTACCCGTTGGGCCAGGTGGTGACATTCAAGCGCGAAGTTTATCGTCGCGCTCTCAAAGAGCTTGCCCCGCGCCTTTTAGCGCGCGACTGA
- the ptsP gene encoding phosphoenolpyruvate--protein phosphotransferase has product MLNTLRKIVQEVNSAKDLKAALGIIVLRVKEAMGSQVCSVYLLDPETNRFVLMATEGLNKRSIGKVSMAPNEGLVGLVGTREEPLNLENAADHPRYRYFAETGEERYASFLGAPIIHHRRVVGVLVIQQKERRQFDEGEEAFLVTMSAQLAGVIAHAEATGSIRGLGRQGKGIQEAKFVGVPGSPGAAVGTAVVMLPPADLDVVPDKSIDDIDAEIKLFKTALEGVRADMRNLSTKLATQLRPEERALFDVYQMMLDDASLGNEVKTVIKTGQWAQGALRQVVTDHVNRFELMDDAYLRERASDVRDLGRRLLAYLQEDRTTNLVYPDNTILISEELTATMLGEVPEGKLVGLVSVLGSGNSHVAILARAMGIPTVMGLVDLPYSKVDGIDMIVDGHRGEVFTNPSDVLRKQYAEVVEEEKQLALGLDSLRELPCVTTDGHRVPLLVNTGLLADVARAQQRGAEGVGLYRTEVPFMINQRFPSEKEQLAIYREQLQAFHPLPVTMRSLDIGGDKSLSYFPIKEDNPFLGWRGIRVTLDHPEIFLVQTRAMLKASEGLNNLRILLPMISGTHELEEALHLIHRAWGEVRDEGADVPMPPIGVMIEIPAAVYQAKELARQVDFLSVGSNDLTQYLLAVDRNNPRVADLYDYLHPAVLQALQHVVRDAHAEGKPVSICGEMAGDPAAAVLLMAMGFDSLSMNATNLPKVKWMLRQVELSMAKDLLAELMTIDNPQVIHSSLQLALKNLGLTRMINPASAKTL; this is encoded by the coding sequence ATGCTCAATACGCTGCGCAAGATCGTCCAGGAAGTTAACTCCGCCAAGGATCTCAAGGCGGCGTTGGGGATTATTGTGTTGCGCGTCAAGGAAGCCATGGGCAGCCAGGTCTGCTCGGTTTACCTGCTGGACCCAGAGACCAACCGTTTTGTGCTGATGGCCACGGAGGGCTTGAACAAGCGCTCCATCGGCAAGGTCAGCATGGCGCCCAATGAAGGTCTGGTTGGCCTGGTGGGGACGCGTGAAGAACCCTTGAACCTTGAAAACGCGGCCGATCACCCGCGTTACCGCTACTTTGCCGAAACCGGCGAAGAGCGCTATGCGTCGTTCCTCGGCGCACCGATCATTCACCACCGCCGCGTCGTCGGCGTGTTGGTCATCCAGCAGAAAGAACGCCGCCAGTTCGATGAAGGTGAAGAAGCCTTCCTCGTGACCATGAGCGCGCAGCTCGCCGGGGTTATCGCCCACGCCGAAGCCACGGGTTCGATTCGGGGTCTGGGCCGTCAGGGCAAGGGTATCCAGGAAGCGAAGTTCGTCGGTGTGCCGGGCTCGCCGGGTGCCGCCGTCGGTACGGCCGTGGTCATGTTGCCGCCGGCCGACCTCGATGTGGTGCCGGACAAGTCCATCGACGACATCGACGCCGAAATCAAACTGTTCAAGACGGCCCTCGAAGGCGTGCGCGCCGACATGCGCAATCTGTCGACAAAACTGGCCACCCAACTGCGCCCCGAAGAGCGTGCGTTGTTTGATGTGTACCAGATGATGCTCGACGACGCGTCGCTGGGCAACGAAGTCAAAACCGTGATCAAGACCGGCCAGTGGGCCCAGGGCGCACTGCGCCAGGTGGTTACCGATCACGTCAACCGTTTCGAATTGATGGATGACGCCTACCTGCGCGAACGTGCCTCGGATGTGCGCGACCTCGGTCGCCGTCTGTTGGCCTATCTGCAGGAAGATCGCACCACCAACCTGGTCTACCCCGACAACACCATCCTGATCAGTGAAGAACTGACGGCCACCATGCTCGGCGAAGTGCCCGAAGGCAAGCTGGTGGGTCTGGTGTCGGTATTGGGCTCGGGTAACTCCCACGTTGCGATCCTGGCCCGGGCCATGGGGATTCCGACGGTGATGGGGCTGGTAGATCTGCCGTATTCCAAGGTCGACGGCATCGACATGATCGTCGACGGCCATCGCGGTGAAGTCTTTACCAACCCCAGCGACGTGCTGCGCAAGCAATACGCCGAAGTGGTTGAAGAAGAGAAACAACTGGCGCTGGGCCTCGATTCGTTGCGCGAACTGCCGTGCGTGACCACCGACGGCCATCGTGTACCACTGCTGGTCAACACTGGCCTGCTGGCCGACGTTGCCCGCGCGCAACAGCGTGGCGCCGAAGGGGTGGGGCTGTACCGCACCGAAGTGCCGTTCATGATCAACCAGCGTTTCCCGAGCGAGAAGGAGCAGCTGGCGATTTATCGCGAGCAACTGCAGGCCTTCCACCCGTTGCCGGTGACCATGCGCAGCCTGGACATCGGCGGCGACAAGTCACTGTCGTATTTCCCGATCAAGGAAGACAACCCCTTCCTTGGCTGGCGCGGTATCCGCGTGACCCTCGACCACCCTGAAATTTTCCTTGTACAGACCCGCGCCATGCTCAAGGCCAGCGAAGGCCTGAACAACCTGCGCATCCTGCTGCCGATGATCTCCGGCACCCATGAGTTGGAAGAAGCCCTGCACCTGATCCACCGCGCCTGGGGCGAAGTGCGCGACGAAGGTGCCGACGTACCGATGCCGCCGATTGGCGTGATGATCGAAATCCCGGCGGCGGTGTACCAGGCCAAAGAGCTGGCGCGGCAAGTGGACTTCCTGTCGGTGGGCTCCAACGACCTGACCCAATACCTGCTGGCCGTGGACCGTAACAACCCACGGGTGGCCGACCTCTACGACTACCTGCACCCGGCGGTGCTGCAAGCGCTGCAACACGTCGTGCGCGACGCCCACGCCGAGGGCAAGCCGGTGAGTATCTGCGGTGAGATGGCCGGCGACCCGGCTGCGGCGGTGCTGTTGATGGCGATGGGCTTTGACAGCCTGTCGATGAACGCCACCAACTTGCCAAAGGTGAAGTGGATGCTGCGCCAGGTTGAACTGAGCATGGCCAAGGACCTGCTGGCCGAGTTGATGACCATCGACAACCCGCAAGTTATCCACAGCTCGCTGCAACTGGCGCTGAAGAACCTGGGGCTGACACGCATGATTAACCCGGCTTCCGCCAAAACCTTGTAA
- the cadR gene encoding Cd(II)/Pb(II)-responsive transcriptional regulator: MKIGELAKLTDCQVETIRYYEKEGLLPPPARTDANYRVYTQAHTERLIFIRNCRSLDMTLEEIRSLLSLRDSPQDQCESVNALIDEHIHHVKARIDGLLALQDQLLDLRQRCGSGPDLDQCGILQRLEVSGSVQASEAEPSHVGRSHGH, translated from the coding sequence ATGAAGATCGGCGAACTGGCCAAACTGACCGACTGTCAGGTGGAAACCATCCGTTATTACGAGAAAGAAGGCCTGTTGCCGCCCCCGGCGCGCACGGACGCCAACTACCGCGTGTACACCCAGGCGCACACCGAGCGCCTGATCTTTATCCGCAATTGCCGCAGCCTCGACATGACCCTGGAAGAAATCCGCAGCCTGCTCAGCCTGCGCGACAGCCCGCAGGACCAGTGCGAAAGCGTGAATGCCTTGATCGATGAGCATATCCACCATGTGAAAGCGCGGATCGATGGGCTGTTGGCGTTGCAGGACCAGTTGCTGGATCTGCGCCAACGCTGCGGCAGTGGGCCGGACCTTGATCAGTGCGGGATTTTGCAGCGGCTGGAAGTCAGCGGCAGTGTGCAGGCCAGCGAGGCTGAGCCTTCGCATGTAGGCAGAAGCCACGGCCATTGA
- a CDS encoding sulfite exporter TauE/SafE family protein has product MEFVLYLLLGACAGVLAGLFGVGGGIIIVPVLVFSFTLQGFDPQVLTHLAVGTSLATIIFTSVNAVREHHRRGAVRWPIFVWMTVGILIGAGFGALTAEAISGPHLQKIIGVFALIIAVQLALEVKPKASRMVPGKLVLTLAGTVIGWASAIFGIGGGSLTVPFLTWRSVPMQQAVATSSACGLPIALASALSFMILGWHDPLLPAHSLGFVYLPALLGIALTSMVFARFGARLAHRLSPRLLKRLFAALLFCVGLNFLL; this is encoded by the coding sequence ATGGAATTTGTGCTGTATTTGCTGCTGGGTGCCTGCGCGGGCGTGCTCGCCGGGCTGTTTGGCGTAGGCGGCGGGATCATTATTGTGCCGGTGCTGGTGTTCAGCTTCACCTTGCAGGGTTTCGATCCCCAGGTGCTGACCCATCTGGCGGTGGGCACCTCCCTGGCGACCATCATCTTTACGTCGGTCAATGCCGTGCGCGAGCATCACCGACGGGGCGCGGTGCGGTGGCCGATCTTTGTGTGGATGACGGTGGGCATCCTGATCGGCGCGGGCTTTGGCGCACTTACTGCCGAGGCGATTTCCGGCCCTCACTTGCAAAAGATCATCGGCGTTTTCGCATTGATCATCGCTGTGCAGTTGGCTCTGGAGGTCAAGCCCAAGGCCAGCCGCATGGTGCCGGGCAAGCTCGTGCTGACCCTGGCCGGCACGGTGATTGGCTGGGCCTCGGCGATTTTCGGCATCGGCGGCGGCTCGCTGACGGTGCCCTTTTTGACCTGGCGCAGTGTGCCGATGCAGCAGGCGGTGGCGACGTCGTCTGCCTGTGGCCTGCCGATTGCCCTGGCCAGTGCGTTAAGTTTCATGATTCTGGGCTGGCATGACCCCCTGCTGCCCGCCCATAGTCTGGGGTTCGTGTATTTGCCGGCGCTGCTGGGCATAGCCCTGACCAGCATGGTGTTTGCCCGCTTCGGCGCGCGCCTGGCACACCGGTTGTCGCCGCGGTTGCTCAAGCGCCTGTTCGCTGCTCTGCTGTTTTGCGTCGGCTTAAACTTTTTGTTGTAA
- a CDS encoding DUF2269 family protein, with translation METLTTLKVIHIAATVLLLLSGLGLALLTWRKRSAGPAVSLQRPGAFVWLLMGICLVSMPFTGWWLVHLTGWPLGQTWILGSSLIYTVAALAWFWLLARLNRLRKGEGGSVNFTLVLAVVSLMGFVAIAGLMGAKPV, from the coding sequence ATGGAAACCCTGACCACCCTGAAAGTTATCCACATCGCGGCCACCGTGCTGTTGCTGCTCAGCGGCCTGGGCCTGGCGCTGTTGACCTGGCGCAAACGCAGCGCCGGCCCGGCGGTCAGTCTGCAGCGGCCGGGGGCGTTCGTGTGGCTGTTGATGGGCATTTGCCTGGTGAGCATGCCGTTCACCGGCTGGTGGCTGGTGCACCTGACCGGCTGGCCGCTGGGACAGACCTGGATTCTGGGCTCCAGCCTGATTTACACCGTCGCGGCGCTGGCCTGGTTCTGGCTGCTGGCGCGACTCAATCGCCTGCGTAAAGGCGAGGGCGGCAGCGTGAACTTCACGCTGGTGCTCGCAGTGGTGAGCCTGATGGGGTTTGTGGCGATTGCGGGGTTGATGGGGGCCAAGCCGGTTTAA
- the lgt gene encoding prolipoprotein diacylglyceryl transferase: protein MLPYPQIDPVALAIGPLKIHWYGLMYLIGIGGAWLLASRRLNRFDPTWTKEKLSDMVFWLSMGVIVGGRLGYVLFYDLPAYIDNPTLIFEVWKGGMAFHGGFIGVMIAAWWFGRRNGKSFFQLMDFVAPLVPIGLGAGRIGNFINAELWGKPTDVPWAMVFPPFSDPAQLPRHPSQLYQFALEGVALFVILYLFSRKPRPTMAVSGMFALFYGIFRFIVEFVRVPDAQLGYLAWGWLTMGQVLSIPMILVGLGLLWWAYNRPQPLKHTAL from the coding sequence ATGCTGCCTTACCCGCAGATCGACCCGGTGGCCCTGGCCATCGGTCCGCTGAAAATCCACTGGTACGGGTTGATGTACCTGATCGGCATCGGCGGCGCCTGGCTGCTGGCCTCCCGACGCCTGAACCGTTTCGACCCGACCTGGACCAAGGAGAAACTCTCCGACATGGTGTTCTGGCTGTCGATGGGGGTGATCGTCGGCGGGCGCCTGGGGTATGTGCTGTTTTACGATCTGCCTGCGTACATCGATAACCCGACGCTGATTTTCGAGGTGTGGAAGGGCGGCATGGCGTTCCACGGTGGGTTTATCGGCGTGATGATCGCCGCCTGGTGGTTTGGCCGGCGCAACGGCAAGTCGTTCTTCCAACTGATGGACTTTGTCGCGCCACTGGTCCCGATCGGCCTGGGTGCCGGGCGCATTGGTAACTTTATCAATGCCGAATTGTGGGGCAAACCGACCGACGTGCCATGGGCCATGGTCTTCCCGCCGTTCAGCGACCCGGCGCAATTGCCGCGTCATCCGTCGCAGCTGTACCAGTTTGCTCTCGAAGGCGTGGCGTTGTTCGTGATTCTCTACCTCTTCTCGCGCAAGCCGCGTCCGACCATGGCCGTTTCCGGCATGTTCGCGCTGTTCTACGGGATCTTCCGCTTTATCGTCGAGTTCGTGCGCGTGCCGGATGCACAGTTGGGCTACCTGGCGTGGGGCTGGTTGACCATGGGGCAGGTGCTCAGCATCCCGATGATCCTTGTCGGCCTGGGGCTGCTGTGGTGGGCGTACAATCGCCCGCAGCCGCTGAAGCACACCGCGCTTTGA
- a CDS encoding heavy metal translocating P-type ATPase produces the protein MSDSLHTPHKHDHDHDHGPRKLTPVHDHDHGGSCCSGAPAPALVQLSEAPTAGSRLSTFRIEAMDCPTEQTLIQNKLGKLAGVQQLEFNLINRILGVTHDLPSTAPIIDAIKSLGMQADPIEEGTPAAEPPAKKHWWPLALSGFGALGAEVLHFTDAAPTWVIAIVALVSILSGGLTTYKKGWIALKNLNLNINALMSIAVTGAILIGQWPEAAMVMFLFTVAELIEAKSLDRARNAISGLMQMTPEQATVRQVDGSWAEQEVKSIELGAIVRVKPGERIGLDGEVTAGQSTIDQAPITGESLPIEKTVGDKVFAGTINQAGSLEYAVTAAANNSTLARIIHAVEQAQGARAPTQRFVDSFSKVYTPAVFLFALGVAVIPPLFMAGVWFDWIYRALVLLVVACPCALVISTPVTIVSGLAAAARKGILIKGGVYLEGGYKLDYLALDKTGTITHGKPVQTDYLALFPNVESSAPALAASLARRSDHPVSMAIANAAVDKNLSNHVVDNFAALAGRGVRGDIEGQTYHLGNHRLVEDLGLCSPELEEKLFALEKQGKSVVLLLDKSGPLALFAVADTVKDSSREAIRQLHELGIKTLMLTGDNTHTAKAIAAQVGIDQAQGDLLPTDKLHAIEALYSQGHRVGMVGDGINDAPALARAEIGFAMAAAGTDTAIETADVALMDDDLRKIPAFIRLSRQTSSILKQNIALALVIKAIFLAVTFLGMATMWMAVFADMGVSLLVVFNGLRLLRK, from the coding sequence ATGAGCGATTCCCTCCACACCCCGCACAAACATGACCATGATCACGATCACGGCCCCAGGAAACTCACGCCGGTCCACGACCACGACCATGGCGGCTCCTGTTGTTCCGGCGCGCCGGCACCGGCTCTGGTGCAACTGAGCGAAGCGCCCACCGCGGGCTCGCGCCTGAGCACTTTCCGCATCGAGGCGATGGACTGTCCCACCGAGCAGACGCTGATCCAGAACAAACTGGGCAAGCTCGCCGGTGTGCAGCAGCTGGAATTCAACCTGATCAACCGCATCCTCGGCGTTACCCATGACCTGCCGAGCACGGCACCGATCATCGACGCGATCAAATCACTGGGCATGCAGGCCGACCCGATCGAAGAAGGCACACCGGCCGCCGAACCGCCGGCCAAGAAGCACTGGTGGCCGCTGGCGCTGTCCGGCTTTGGTGCGTTGGGCGCTGAAGTGCTGCACTTCACGGATGCTGCACCTACCTGGGTGATCGCCATCGTGGCGCTGGTGTCGATCCTCAGCGGTGGCCTCACCACCTATAAAAAGGGCTGGATTGCCCTGAAGAACCTCAACCTGAACATCAACGCGCTGATGAGCATAGCCGTCACCGGCGCGATCCTGATCGGCCAATGGCCGGAAGCCGCCATGGTGATGTTCCTGTTCACCGTTGCCGAGTTGATCGAAGCCAAGTCCCTGGACCGTGCGCGCAATGCCATCAGTGGCTTGATGCAGATGACCCCGGAACAGGCCACCGTACGGCAGGTCGACGGCAGTTGGGCGGAACAGGAAGTCAAAAGCATCGAACTGGGTGCTATCGTTCGGGTTAAGCCCGGTGAGCGGATTGGCCTGGACGGCGAAGTCACTGCCGGCCAGTCCACCATCGACCAGGCGCCGATCACCGGTGAAAGCCTGCCGATTGAAAAGACCGTGGGCGACAAGGTCTTCGCCGGCACCATCAACCAGGCCGGTTCGCTGGAGTACGCCGTGACGGCAGCGGCCAATAACTCGACCCTGGCGCGGATCATTCACGCGGTGGAGCAGGCCCAGGGCGCGCGCGCACCGACTCAGCGCTTTGTCGACAGCTTCTCCAAGGTCTACACCCCGGCCGTTTTCCTGTTTGCCCTGGGTGTGGCCGTCATTCCACCGCTGTTTATGGCCGGCGTGTGGTTCGACTGGATCTACCGTGCCCTGGTATTGCTGGTGGTCGCCTGCCCATGCGCGCTGGTGATCTCCACCCCGGTGACCATCGTCAGCGGCCTGGCGGCTGCCGCGCGTAAAGGCATCCTGATCAAGGGCGGTGTGTACCTGGAGGGCGGGTACAAACTCGACTACCTGGCGCTGGACAAGACCGGCACCATCACCCACGGCAAGCCGGTGCAAACCGATTACCTGGCGCTGTTCCCGAATGTGGAGTCCAGCGCGCCAGCCCTGGCCGCCAGTTTGGCCCGGCGCTCTGACCACCCGGTGTCGATGGCGATCGCCAACGCGGCTGTGGATAAAAACCTGTCGAACCACGTTGTGGATAACTTCGCAGCCCTGGCCGGTCGCGGTGTGCGCGGTGACATTGAGGGCCAAACCTATCACCTGGGCAACCATCGCCTGGTAGAAGACCTTGGCCTCTGCTCGCCGGAGCTGGAAGAAAAACTCTTCGCCCTGGAGAAACAAGGCAAGTCCGTGGTGCTGTTGCTCGACAAGTCCGGCCCCCTTGCCCTGTTTGCCGTGGCCGACACGGTCAAGGACAGCAGCCGCGAAGCCATCCGGCAGTTGCACGAACTGGGCATCAAGACCCTGATGCTCACGGGCGACAACACCCACACCGCCAAGGCGATTGCGGCCCAGGTCGGCATCGATCAGGCCCAGGGTGACCTGCTGCCCACCGACAAACTGCATGCCATTGAAGCCCTTTACAGCCAGGGCCACCGCGTGGGCATGGTTGGCGACGGTATCAACGACGCGCCAGCCCTGGCCCGCGCCGAGATCGGCTTTGCCATGGCAGCGGCGGGCACGGACACGGCCATCGAAACCGCCGACGTGGCGCTGATGGACGATGATTTGCGCAAGATCCCGGCTTTCATTCGGCTGTCGCGACAAACGTCGAGTATCCTCAAGCAGAACATCGCCCTGGCGTTGGTGATCAAGGCGATCTTCCTGGCGGTCACTTTCCTGGGCATGGCCACTATGTGGATGGCGGTGTTCGCCGATATGGGCGTGAGCCTGCTGGTGGTGTTCAATGGCCTGCGTCTGTTGCGCAAATAG
- a CDS encoding thymidylate synthase yields the protein MKQYLELLNDVVTNGLTKGDRTGTGTKAVFARQYRHNLADGFPLLTTKKLHFKSIANELIWMLSGNTNIKWLNENGVRIWDEWATEDGDLGPVYGEQWTAWPTKDGGKINQIDYMVETLKTNPNSRRILFHGWNVEYLPDETKSPQENARNGKQALPPCHLLYQAFVHDGHLSMQLYIRSSDVFLGLPYNTAALALLTHMLAQQCDLIPHEIIVTTGDTHAYSNHMEQIRTQLARTPKKLPELVIKRKPASIYDYRFEDFEIVGYDADPSIKADVAI from the coding sequence ATGAAGCAATATCTCGAACTACTGAACGACGTCGTGACCAATGGCCTGACCAAGGGCGATCGCACCGGCACCGGCACCAAGGCCGTGTTCGCCCGTCAGTACCGGCATAACCTGGCCGATGGCTTCCCGCTGCTGACCACCAAGAAGCTTCACTTCAAAAGCATCGCCAACGAGCTGATCTGGATGTTAAGCGGCAATACCAACATCAAGTGGCTCAACGAGAACGGCGTAAGAATCTGGGACGAATGGGCCACCGAAGACGGTGACCTGGGCCCGGTGTACGGCGAGCAGTGGACGGCCTGGCCGACCAAGGACGGCGGCAAGATCAACCAGATCGACTACATGGTCGAGACGCTGAAGACCAACCCCAACAGCCGTCGCATCCTGTTCCACGGCTGGAACGTCGAGTACCTGCCGGACGAAACCAAGAGCCCCCAGGAAAACGCGCGCAACGGCAAGCAAGCCCTGCCACCGTGCCACTTGCTGTACCAGGCATTCGTGCATGACGGCCATTTATCGATGCAGTTGTATATCCGCAGCTCCGATGTATTCCTCGGCCTGCCCTACAACACCGCCGCCCTGGCGCTGCTCACCCATATGCTGGCCCAGCAGTGCGACCTGATCCCTCACGAGATCATCGTCACCACCGGCGACACCCACGCCTACAGCAACCATATGGAACAGATCCGGACCCAGCTGGCGCGTACGCCGAAGAAGCTGCCGGAACTGGTGATCAAGCGTAAGCCTGCGTCGATCTACGACTACCGGTTCGAAGATTTCGAGATCGTCGGTTACGACGCCGACCCAAGCATCAAGGCCGATGTAGCCATTTAA